The Gimesia sp. DNA segment TACGGCGACGGTGTCTTTGAGGGGATTCGGGTTTACGGTAAAAAAGTCTTCCTGATGCAGGAGCACATCGACCGTCTCTATGAGAGCGCACTGGCGATCCGCCTGGAGATTCCGCTCTCCAAGGAAGAGATGATCAAAGCCGTCAATGAGACTGTGGCCGCCAACGGCATTGAAGATGGTTACGTGCGACTGGTGATCACACGCGGCGCGGGTTCTCTAGGGCTCGATATTCGCCGTACCAGCAACCCGCAGGTGATTATCATCGCCGACAATATCTCCCTGTACGATCCGCAGCTGTATATCGACGGTCTGAAGATCATCACCGCAGCGACGATCCGCAACCATCCGGCAGCGCTTTCCTCACGCGTGAAGTCGCTGAACTACCTGAATAACATCCTCGCCAAGATTGAAGGGACTGACGCCGGCTGTATCGAAGCTTTGATGCTCAATCACAAAGGGGAAGTGGCGGAGTGTACCGGCGATAATATTTTCATCATCAAGAACGGCGTGCTCAAAACGCCGCCCGTGGATGCCGGTATCCTGGAAGGGATCACGCGCAACGCGGTGATCAAACTCGCCGAGGAGTCGGGAATCAAGGTCGAGCAGTCTCCCTTCACGCGGCATGACATCTTTGTCGCCGACGAATGCTTCCTGACCGGTTCTGCAGCGGAAGTCATTCCGGTGGTGGCCCTGGACGGTCGTGAGATCGGTACGGGTAAACCAGGACCGATCACCAAAGATCTGAATGAAAAGTTCAAACAGCTGACGCGCTCCTGAACCGGAATAAGGTTCTTGCAGACGGGAACGGGTCTGGTAGGATAAGAAAATACCACTCTCTGCGGTCGGATTACCGGGGAGTGGTGTTTCATCTAAGAAGCGACTTTTCTGCCCGTCTATCCTGTCAGGAATCGATCTGATGCGAAAATGCTGCCAGACCGTTATCGGCCTGTTGTGTGTCTCTGTGTTGTTCTGGTCCCTCAGCAGCGTGCAGGGTGAGCCTGAGAAGTCTGCGTCCACAGCCGGGTCGAAAAAATCCGCTTCCCTGTCACCGGAGATCAAGCAGGCTCTCTCCGAGTTCAACTCGTTGATTGGTGGCTGGCGAGGTGTGGGAATGATCAAACGTAATTCCCGTAAAGGGGCCTGGTCAGAGAAGGCGGAATGGGTCTGGAAATTTGACCCGCAGCAGTCAGGCATCGCTTATCAAGTCGAGGATGGCAAATTTCTGAAGTCGGCCCTGTTGTCGTACGATCCGGAACAGAAGACCTATCAACTGGCGACCGTCCTGCCTGATGATACGAAACGCGATTATACAGGCTCGCTAGAGAAAGACACACTGGTACTTGAATCCCAGCCGGATGCAGAGGGAGCCGTCTATCGGATCTCGATCCGCAAGCTGAATGAGAAACGGACTCTGGTTCTGTTTGAACAGCGGAACCAGGGGCAGTCATTCTATTATCGACTGGCGGAAGTCGGATATACCCGGGCCGGTACGCGGCTGGCAGCCTCGGGGAGCGGCGGTCCGGAGTGCATCGTCACCGGTGGTGCCGGCACGATTGCGGTCAGCCACAAAGGTAAGACCTACTATGTCTGCTGCAGTGGCTGTAAGCAGGCGTTTGAGGATGATCCCGAGACCTTCATCGCAGAAGCGAAGCAGAAAGCGGAAGAACGCCGGAAGCAGTCGCAGTCTCGCTGATTAGAAGTTTTCCAGCGATGAGCCCAGTTCGGTGGGAGCAGAATCTTCAGTTGGTTCTTCGAGGACGACCTCGTTTTCTTCCAGGTCCGTACGAGGCAGGGGAATACGTTCGCCCTGTTCCGCTGATTTGGACATCGGGTTCAGCCATTTCGGGAGCCGG contains these protein-coding regions:
- the ilvE gene encoding branched-chain-amino-acid transaminase; translation: MSLQVYIDGKLLPKEEAKISVFDHGLLYGDGVFEGIRVYGKKVFLMQEHIDRLYESALAIRLEIPLSKEEMIKAVNETVAANGIEDGYVRLVITRGAGSLGLDIRRTSNPQVIIIADNISLYDPQLYIDGLKIITAATIRNHPAALSSRVKSLNYLNNILAKIEGTDAGCIEALMLNHKGEVAECTGDNIFIIKNGVLKTPPVDAGILEGITRNAVIKLAEESGIKVEQSPFTRHDIFVADECFLTGSAAEVIPVVALDGREIGTGKPGPITKDLNEKFKQLTRS
- a CDS encoding TRASH domain-containing protein, producing the protein MRKCCQTVIGLLCVSVLFWSLSSVQGEPEKSASTAGSKKSASLSPEIKQALSEFNSLIGGWRGVGMIKRNSRKGAWSEKAEWVWKFDPQQSGIAYQVEDGKFLKSALLSYDPEQKTYQLATVLPDDTKRDYTGSLEKDTLVLESQPDAEGAVYRISIRKLNEKRTLVLFEQRNQGQSFYYRLAEVGYTRAGTRLAASGSGGPECIVTGGAGTIAVSHKGKTYYVCCSGCKQAFEDDPETFIAEAKQKAEERRKQSQSR